The Caretta caretta isolate rCarCar2 chromosome 10, rCarCar1.hap1, whole genome shotgun sequence genome has a window encoding:
- the JMJD8 gene encoding jmjC domain-containing protein 8 isoform X2 has product MGSWWQFLLLSIPLSLPGDLDYLEGNGGWLTNKYLALMEEDHCTVERRDASLTYSQFIDQYAFSRPVVIQGITDNAEFQALCTRNKLLAEFGDRLVRLSTANTYSYRKVDVPFQEYVEHLLEPQDLASLGSDTLYFFGDNNFTEWGSLFQKYMPPPFRIPGTSGAYSFGIAGSGSGVPFHWHGPGYSEVIFGRKRWFLYPPEKTPKFHPNKTTLSWLLDTYPFLPPEDRPVECTIHPGEVLYFPDRWWHATLNLDTSVFISTFLG; this is encoded by the exons ATGGGATCGTGGTGGCAATTCCTTCTCCTATCCATCCCATTGTCGCTGCCTGGAGACTTAGATTACCTGGAAGGAAATGGGGGCTG gcTGACGAACAAGTATTTGGCTCTGATGGAAGAAGACCACTGCACGGTGGAGAGGAGAGATGCTTCCCTGACCTACTCCCAGTTCATAGACCA ATATGCCTTTTCCAGGCCTGTTGTTATCCAGGGAATCACGGACAACGCG GAATTCCAGGCGCTCTGCACAAGGAACAAGCTGCTGGCAGAGTTCGGGGACCGCCTGGTGCGTCTCAGCACTGCTAACACCTATTCCTACCGTAAAG TGGATGTGCCATTCCAGGAATACGTGGAGCACCTGCTGGAGCCTCAGGACCTGGCCTCCCTGGGCAGTG ACACACTGTATTTCTTTGGAGACAATAACTTCACAGAGTGGGGCTCCCTCTTCCAGAAATACATGCCACCTCCATTCCGGATTCCAGGCACCAGCGGGGCCTACAGTTTTGGGATCGCTG GCTCCGGTTCTGGGGTTCCCTTTCACTGGCACGGCCCGGGTTACTCAGAGGTGATCTTCGGCAGAAAG CGCTGGTTTCTGTATCCCCCCGAGAAAACCCCCAAGTTCCACCCCAACAAGACAACTCTATCCTGGCTGCTGGACACATACCCATTCCTGCCACCAGAGGACCGCCCTGTGGAGTGCACCATTCACCCTGGTGAG gtcCTGTATTTTCCTGATCGCTGGTGGCACGCCACCCTCAATTTGGACACGAGTGTTTTCATCTCCACCTTCCTGGGGTAG
- the JMJD8 gene encoding jmjC domain-containing protein 8 isoform X1 yields MEVGGLWAETCRHQQPHADRALHLRRVALFQPASLRESDTPDSRGLLGANGIVVAIPSPIHPIVAAWRLRLPGRKWGLADEQVFGSDGRRPLHGGEERCFPDLLPVHRPICLFQACCYPGNHGQRGIPGALHKEQAAGRVRGPPVDVPFQEYVEHLLEPQDLASLGSDTLYFFGDNNFTEWGSLFQKYMPPPFRIPGTSGAYSFGIAGSGSGVPFHWHGPGYSEVIFGRKRWFLYPPEKTPKFHPNKTTLSWLLDTYPFLPPEDRPVECTIHPGEVLYFPDRWWHATLNLDTSVFISTFLG; encoded by the exons atggaggtgggggggctctgggctgagacttGCCGGCATCAGCAGCCGCACGCAGACAGAGCGCTCCACCTGCGGCGCGTGGCG CTTTTCCAGCCTGCTTCTCTGAGAGAATCTGACACCCCAGACAGCAGAGGGCTGCTGGGGGCAAATGGGATCGTGGTGGCAATTCCTTCTCCTATCCATCCCATTGTCGCTGCCTGGAGACTTAGATTACCTGGAAGGAAATGGGGGCTG gcTGACGAACAAGTATTTGGCTCTGATGGAAGAAGACCACTGCACGGTGGAGAGGAGAGATGCTTCCCTGACCTACTCCCAGTTCATAGACCA ATATGCCTTTTCCAGGCCTGTTGTTATCCAGGGAATCACGGACAACGCG GAATTCCAGGCGCTCTGCACAAGGAACAAGCTGCTGGCAGAGTTCGGGGACCGCCTG TGGATGTGCCATTCCAGGAATACGTGGAGCACCTGCTGGAGCCTCAGGACCTGGCCTCCCTGGGCAGTG ACACACTGTATTTCTTTGGAGACAATAACTTCACAGAGTGGGGCTCCCTCTTCCAGAAATACATGCCACCTCCATTCCGGATTCCAGGCACCAGCGGGGCCTACAGTTTTGGGATCGCTG GCTCCGGTTCTGGGGTTCCCTTTCACTGGCACGGCCCGGGTTACTCAGAGGTGATCTTCGGCAGAAAG CGCTGGTTTCTGTATCCCCCCGAGAAAACCCCCAAGTTCCACCCCAACAAGACAACTCTATCCTGGCTGCTGGACACATACCCATTCCTGCCACCAGAGGACCGCCCTGTGGAGTGCACCATTCACCCTGGTGAG gtcCTGTATTTTCCTGATCGCTGGTGGCACGCCACCCTCAATTTGGACACGAGTGTTTTCATCTCCACCTTCCTGGGGTAG
- the JMJD8 gene encoding jmjC domain-containing protein 8 isoform X3, with amino-acid sequence MGSWWQFLLLSIPLSLPGDLDYLEGNGGWLTNKYLALMEEDHCTVERRDASLTYSQFIDQYAFSRPVVIQGITDNAEFQALCTRNKLLAEFGDRLVRLSTANTYSYRKDTLYFFGDNNFTEWGSLFQKYMPPPFRIPGTSGAYSFGIAGSGSGVPFHWHGPGYSEVIFGRKRWFLYPPEKTPKFHPNKTTLSWLLDTYPFLPPEDRPVECTIHPGEVLYFPDRWWHATLNLDTSVFISTFLG; translated from the exons ATGGGATCGTGGTGGCAATTCCTTCTCCTATCCATCCCATTGTCGCTGCCTGGAGACTTAGATTACCTGGAAGGAAATGGGGGCTG gcTGACGAACAAGTATTTGGCTCTGATGGAAGAAGACCACTGCACGGTGGAGAGGAGAGATGCTTCCCTGACCTACTCCCAGTTCATAGACCA ATATGCCTTTTCCAGGCCTGTTGTTATCCAGGGAATCACGGACAACGCG GAATTCCAGGCGCTCTGCACAAGGAACAAGCTGCTGGCAGAGTTCGGGGACCGCCTGGTGCGTCTCAGCACTGCTAACACCTATTCCTACCGTAAAG ACACACTGTATTTCTTTGGAGACAATAACTTCACAGAGTGGGGCTCCCTCTTCCAGAAATACATGCCACCTCCATTCCGGATTCCAGGCACCAGCGGGGCCTACAGTTTTGGGATCGCTG GCTCCGGTTCTGGGGTTCCCTTTCACTGGCACGGCCCGGGTTACTCAGAGGTGATCTTCGGCAGAAAG CGCTGGTTTCTGTATCCCCCCGAGAAAACCCCCAAGTTCCACCCCAACAAGACAACTCTATCCTGGCTGCTGGACACATACCCATTCCTGCCACCAGAGGACCGCCCTGTGGAGTGCACCATTCACCCTGGTGAG gtcCTGTATTTTCCTGATCGCTGGTGGCACGCCACCCTCAATTTGGACACGAGTGTTTTCATCTCCACCTTCCTGGGGTAG